One region of Glycine max cultivar Williams 82 chromosome 9, Glycine_max_v4.0, whole genome shotgun sequence genomic DNA includes:
- the LOC100806768 gene encoding U-box domain-containing protein 4, with the protein MVSLEESRSNSSRFPLARSYQYHSSVSSKTQRHIGRSMRTIRSSFFQDDNSSSCCSFTEKSTCLSENLTDSVVDLRLGELALRNSKSVKSSPAEEDLLDLSQAFSDFSACSSDISGELQRLATLPSPKKSDVSGDNEAPELEIEPCMGFLQRENFSTEIIESISPEDLQPTVKMCIDGLQSQSVAVKRSAAAKLRLLAKNRADNRVLIAESGAVPVLVPLLRCSDPWTQEHAVTALLNLSLHEDNKMLITNAGAVKSLIYVLKTGTETSKQNAACALLSLALVEENKGSIGASGAIPPLVSLLLNGSSRGKKDALTTLYKLCSVRQNKERAVSAGAVKPLVELVAEQGNGMAEKAMVVLNSLAGIQEGKDAIVEEGGIAALVEAIEDGSVKGKEFAVLTLLQLCVDSVINRGFLVREGGIPPLVALSQTGSARAKHKAETLLRYLREPRQEAASTSSS; encoded by the exons ATGGTTTCGCTGGAGGAATCTCGCTCTAATTCGAGCCGTTTCCCCTTGGCGAGGAGTTACCAGTACCACTCCTCGGTTTCGTCCAAAACGCAGCGTCACATCGGAAGGTCCATGCGCACGATACGCTCCAGTTTCTTCCAGGACGACAACAGCAGCAGCTGCTGCTCCTTCACCGAGAAATCCACGTGTCTCTCGGAGAACCTCACCGACTCCGTCGTCGACCTCCGTCTCGGCGAGCTCGCGCTTCGGAACAGCAAATCGGTGAAATCCTCTCCGGCTGAGGAGGACCTCCTCGATTTGTCGCAGGCCTTCAGCGACTTCTCCGCCTGCAGCAGCGACATCTCCGGCGAGCTACAGCGCCTCGCGACGCTGCCGTCGCCGAAGAAGAGCGACGTCTCCGGCGATAATGAGGCGCCGGAGCTGGAGATTGAGCCCTGCATGGGGTTCCTGCAGAGGGAGAACTTCTCCACGGAGATTATCGAGAGCATTTCGCCGGAGGATCTCCAGCCGACGGTGAAAATGTGCATCGACGGCCTCCAGTCGCAGTCGGTAGCGGTGAAGCGCTCCGCGGCGGCGAAACTCCGGCTACTAGCCAAAAACCGCGCCGACAATCGCGTTCTGATCGCGGAGTCGGGCGCCGTCCCCGTCCTCGTTCCGCTTCTCCGGTGCAGCGATCCGTGGACGCAGGAACACGCTGTCACCGCACTGTTAAACCTCTCTCTCCACGAGGACAACAAAATGCTGATAACCAATGCCGGAGCAGTTAAGTCTCTGATTTATGTTCTAAAAACCGGAACTGAAACTTCGAAGCAGAACGCGGCCTGTGCGCTCTTAAGCCTTGCATTGGTGGAAGAGAACAAGGGCTCGATCGGGGCTTCCGGTGCGATACCGCCGCTGGTTTCTTTGCTTCTGAACGGTTCGAGCAGAGGGAAGAAGGACGCGCTGACGACGCTTTATAAGCTGTGTTCTGTTAGGCAGAACAAGGAGAGAGCGGTGAGTGCCGGCGCAGTGAAGCCGCTGGTGGAGCTCGTGGCGGAACAGGGGAACGGCATGGCGGAGAAGGCCATGGTGGTGCTGAACAGCCTGGCGGGGATTCAGGAAGGGAAGGACGCGATTGTGGAAGAAGGCGGAATTGCTGCTCTTGTGGAAGCTATTGAGGATGGGTCTGTGAAAGGGAAGGAATTCGCGGTTTTGACCCTTCTTCAGCTCTGTGTTGATAGTGTCATAAACAGAGGGTTTCTTGTTAGAGAGGGTGGGATTCCTCCTCTCGTTGCTCTTTCTCAGACTGGGAGTGCTCGAGCTAAGCACAAG GCTGAAACGCTTCTTCGATATTTGAGGGAACCAAGACAAGAGGCAGCATCTACTTCAAGTTCTTAG
- the LOC100814449 gene encoding inositol transporter 4, with product MDERVASKTEFTECWRRTTESPYIMRLALSAGIGGLLFGYDTGVISGALLYIRDDFDQVDKKTWLQETIVSMAVAGAIIGAALGGWINDKLGRKRTILVADVVFFIGALVMSLAPSPWVIIVGRVFVGLGVGMASMTAPLYISEASPAKIRGALVSINAFLITGGQFLSYLVNLAFTKAPGTWRWMLGVAGVPAVIQFVLMLSLPESPRWLYRQNKEEEAKHILSKIYRPSEVEEEMRAMQESVEAERAEEGLIGHSLAQKLKNVLANDVVRRALYAGITVQVAQQLVGINTVMYYSPTIVQFAGIASNSTALALSLVTSGLNAVGSILSMLFIDRYGRRKLMLISMIGIIVCLIMLSVTFNQAAHHAPAISNQDTLSFGANSTCQAYTKAPNFSSWNCMHCLQVDCAFCASSESDVLPGACLAADKSMRGMCQAQNRVWFSKGCPSKIGILAVVILGLYIIAYSPGMGTVPWVLNSEIYPLRFRGIGGGIAAVSNWCANLIVSESFLSMTKTLGTCGTFLLFAGFSLIGLVAIYALVPETKGLQFEEVEKMLQKGFKPFPFNRKNEDNKGKEQDLA from the exons ATGGATGAAAGGGTCGCAAGCAAGACCGAGTTCACAGAATGCTGGCGCAGAACAACTGAATCACCTTACATCATGCGCCTTGCTTTATCTGCTGGCATAGGGGGTCTCCTCTTTGGTTATGATACAG GGGTGATTTCTGGGGCCTTGTTATACATCCGTGATGATTTTGACCAAGTTGACAAGAAAACATGGCTTCAA GAAACCATTGTGAGTATGGCTGTTGCTGGAGCCATAATTGGTGCTGCATTGGGAGGGTGGATAAATGACAAGCTAGGGAGAAAGAGAACTATTTTGGTGGCTGATGTTGTATTCTTTATTGGTGCTTTGGTTATGTCCCTTGCTCCTTCTCCATGGGTCATCATTGTTGGTAGAGTGTTTGTTGGTTTGGGAGTTGGAATGGCATCTATGACAGCCCCTCTATACATCTCTGAAGCTTCCCCAGCTAAGATCAGAGGTGCTCTAGTCAGTATCAATGCTTTTCTCATCACTGGTGGCCAATTTCTGTCTTACCTCGTCAATTTGGCATTCACCAAG GCGCCTGGAACCTGGCGTTGGATGCTTGGGGTGGCAGGAGTTCCCGCTGTGATACAGTTCGTGTTAATGTTGTCCCTCCCTGAGTCACCTAGATGGCTCTATAGACAG AACAAGGAAGAGGAGGCAAAGCATATTCTGTCAAAAATCTACCGTCCCAGTGAAGTTGAAGAGGAAATGAGAGCCATGCAAGAATCAGTTGAAGCGGAGAGGGCAGAGGAAGGTTTGATTGGGCATAGTCTAGCACAGAAACTGAAGAATGTTTTGGCTAATGATGTAGTTCGAAGAGCACTCTATGCGGGCATCACTGTCCAAGTGGCTCAGCAGCTTGTTGGCATCAATACTGTAATGTATTACAGCCCAACCATAGTTCAGTTTGCTGGAATTGCTTCCAACTCCACAGCTCTTGCCCTTTCTCTGGTTACTTCTGGTTTGAATGCTGTTGGATCTATCTTGAGCATGCTTTTTATTGATAGATATGGAAGGAGAAAGTTGATGCTCATATCCATGATTGGCATAATCGTTTGCCTCATAATGTTAAGTGTTACATTTAACCAAGCAGCTCATCATGCTCCTGCCATCAGTAACCAGGATACCCTTAGCTTTGGTGCTAACTCTACATGCCAGGCTTACACAAAGGCCCCAAATTTCTCCTCATGGAACTGCATGCATTGTTTGCAAGTGGACTGTGCCTTTTGTGCCAGCAGCGAGAGTGAT GTTCTTCCGGGAGCATGCTTGGCAGCAGACAAGAGTATGAGAGGCATGTGTCAAGCACAAAATCGTGTATGGTTTTCTAAGGGTTGTCCAAGCAAAATTGGAATCCTTGCTGTTGTAATACTTGGATTGTATATCATAGCATACTCTCCTGGAATGGGAACTGTGCCTTGGGTTCTAAACTCTGAGATTTATCCATTGAGGTTCAGAGGTATTGGTGGGGGTATAGCAGCAGTTTCCAACTGGTGTGCTAATCTCATTGTGAGTGAGTCATTCTTAAGCATGACAAAAACTCTAGGCACTTGTGGCACATTCCTCCTCTTTGCAGGGTTCTCCCTTATAGGACTTGTGGCCATCTATGCATTAGTGCCTGAAACCAAAGGCCTTCAGTTTGAGGAGGTGGAGAAAATGCTTCAGAAAGGCTTCAAACCTTTCCCATTTAACAGAAAAAATGAGGATAACAAAGGGAAAGAACAAGACTTGGCTTAA